The following are from one region of the Paenibacillus sabinae T27 genome:
- a CDS encoding trans-sulfuration enzyme family protein, with amino-acid sequence MKTEWSMDTKIIHESQFPDPQTGAISQTLVPAVAYAFPDAETAAAVVAGEEEGVYYGRYGNPTSRTLEKKIAALEGGEDALGVSSGMAAISIALLGFLKHGDHVLVTKDVYGGTYSFLTSLAPRFGIEFDFVDCTDIDSMIKAIRPNTRAVYIETPSNPRLTILDIGQISEACKAYQLPVIVDNTFMSPCLQKPLELGADVVVHSATKYINGHGDVLAGFIVGKKDTIQFMRKKLMGDLGQNLNAWDAFLILRGMKTMALRVERHCSNAQKIAEYLESHPFIDKVFYPGLKSHPQHELAKTQMKGMGGIVSFEVKGGLIEGKKLINSLQLAMISFSLGDPETLVQHPASMTHASIPQEERMKFGITDGLIRVSVGLEDADDIIGDFDQALSALFSASETKIITK; translated from the coding sequence ATGAAGACAGAATGGAGTATGGACACGAAGATTATTCATGAGAGCCAGTTTCCGGACCCGCAAACGGGCGCCATCTCTCAAACGCTCGTACCTGCAGTCGCTTATGCGTTCCCTGATGCGGAAACAGCGGCCGCAGTTGTTGCTGGAGAGGAAGAAGGCGTTTATTACGGCAGATACGGAAACCCTACATCCCGCACACTGGAGAAAAAGATAGCCGCACTGGAAGGCGGGGAAGACGCTTTAGGCGTATCCAGCGGAATGGCGGCCATCTCCATTGCTCTTCTCGGCTTCTTGAAGCATGGCGATCATGTCCTGGTGACCAAGGATGTATATGGAGGCACCTACAGCTTTCTGACTTCTCTGGCGCCAAGGTTCGGCATAGAATTTGATTTTGTCGATTGTACGGATATCGATTCAATGATTAAGGCGATCAGGCCGAATACCAGAGCCGTCTACATCGAAACTCCCTCTAATCCCAGATTGACCATTCTGGATATCGGACAAATCTCGGAAGCCTGCAAAGCCTACCAGCTCCCCGTTATTGTCGATAACACCTTTATGAGTCCTTGCTTGCAGAAGCCTTTGGAGCTGGGGGCCGATGTTGTGGTACACAGCGCTACTAAATATATTAATGGTCACGGGGATGTCCTGGCAGGATTTATTGTAGGAAAAAAAGACACCATCCAGTTCATGAGAAAGAAACTGATGGGCGATTTGGGGCAAAATTTAAATGCCTGGGACGCATTCCTGATCTTAAGGGGAATGAAGACCATGGCCTTGAGGGTAGAAAGACATTGCAGCAACGCCCAGAAAATTGCCGAGTACCTGGAGTCTCATCCTTTTATTGATAAAGTGTTTTATCCAGGCTTAAAGTCTCATCCTCAACACGAGCTGGCTAAAACGCAAATGAAGGGTATGGGTGGGATTGTTTCTTTCGAAGTAAAAGGCGGCTTAATTGAAGGAAAAAAATTAATAAACTCGCTGCAATTAGCGATGATTTCATTCAGCTTGGGAGATCCGGAAACCCTGGTTCAACATCCGGCTTCAATGACGCATGCATCCATTCCACAGGAGGAGCGAATGAAATTTGGGATTACGGATGGATTAATCCGCGTGTCGGTTGGGCTCGAGGATGCTGATGATATTATAGGCGATTTCGATCAAGCTCTGAGTGCCCTGTTTTCTGCTTCTGAAACCAAAATCATAACGAAATAA
- a CDS encoding GntR family transcriptional regulator, with translation MNSSVMRTRRLSKDNTYFALKQKIIDSELKPDENVHEESLAALLGVSRTPLREAIQRLENEEFLVRQPNGRLRVAPVTVEEVKQIFLIRSMLEGYIAKSAAKNATDKDIQNLTVMIENMKQSFQAGQSQDFVSYGFEFHDYLSEMSDLKTFVKILNHLRDHALRYCRFVSLHGDWNTQADEEHSYILQMIADRNEDGAEKAMQDHILSSLSAALERIQGIQANRED, from the coding sequence ATGAACAGTTCTGTTATGCGAACGCGCAGGTTATCCAAAGATAATACTTATTTTGCGTTAAAACAAAAAATTATCGATAGCGAGCTCAAGCCTGACGAAAATGTACATGAAGAAAGTTTGGCCGCTTTGCTTGGTGTAAGCCGCACTCCTTTAAGAGAGGCTATTCAAAGGTTGGAGAATGAGGAGTTTCTCGTCCGGCAGCCGAATGGAAGGCTTAGAGTAGCACCAGTAACCGTCGAAGAGGTTAAACAAATCTTTCTGATCCGCAGCATGCTGGAGGGTTATATCGCCAAGAGTGCCGCCAAAAACGCCACGGATAAAGATATTCAAAATTTAACAGTCATGATTGAAAATATGAAGCAGTCCTTTCAGGCAGGACAGAGTCAGGATTTTGTTTCCTACGGCTTTGAATTCCATGATTATTTATCTGAAATGAGTGATCTTAAGACCTTTGTGAAAATCTTGAATCATCTGAGAGATCACGCGCTTCGCTATTGCCGGTTTGTTTCTCTTCATGGCGATTGGAACACACAGGCGGATGAAGAACATAGCTATATCTTGCAAATGATTGCTGACAGAAACGAAGACGGAGCTGAAAAAGCGATGCAAGATCATATATTAAGCAGTCTGTCCGCCGCATTGGAGAGAATACAAGGCATTCAAGCAAACAGAGAGGATTGA
- a CDS encoding amidohydrolase, whose product MSTKQPDQIEQALGSQLIEVRRNLHREPELSYEEFKTTEKLRNWLTDANIRILNLPLETGLIAEIGSGDGPIVAIRCDIDALPIEEQTGLPFASEIPGKMHACGHDFHTAVILGAAYLLKAREDELPGRVRVLFQPAEETGHGAESVLASGGLEGVAAIFGLHNSPELPTGSFGTRTGALTAGVDRFEITVKGIGAHAATPENGVDSIVTAAQIITALQTIVSRQNSASEPVVLSVTRIQGGYTWNVLPEMVELEGTVRTHNEEIRRIIPVKMTQIIEGIAAAAGAEAKLHWYSGPPATINDGYWADFTKEIAEQAGYEVHDIPPQMGGEDFSLYLQKIPGAFVNIGTGPAYALHHPRFDVDETALLPASEYFALLAEQALLRLKEESL is encoded by the coding sequence ATGTCTACTAAACAGCCGGATCAGATTGAACAAGCTTTAGGCAGTCAATTGATTGAAGTTCGCAGAAATCTTCACCGTGAGCCTGAATTATCGTATGAAGAATTTAAAACGACAGAGAAACTGCGGAATTGGCTGACGGACGCCAATATTCGCATATTGAACCTCCCTTTAGAGACGGGACTCATCGCAGAAATCGGAAGCGGAGATGGGCCAATCGTAGCCATTCGCTGTGATATCGACGCACTCCCGATTGAAGAGCAGACCGGATTGCCCTTCGCGTCCGAGATTCCGGGGAAAATGCATGCATGCGGTCATGATTTTCATACAGCTGTCATTTTAGGGGCCGCATACTTGTTAAAAGCCCGTGAAGACGAGCTGCCCGGAAGGGTTAGAGTATTGTTTCAGCCGGCTGAGGAAACCGGTCATGGGGCTGAAAGCGTCTTGGCATCGGGAGGGCTTGAAGGTGTAGCTGCCATATTTGGTCTTCATAACTCTCCAGAACTGCCCACAGGATCATTCGGAACGAGAACCGGAGCTTTAACCGCGGGTGTTGACCGGTTTGAAATTACGGTAAAAGGCATCGGGGCTCACGCCGCAACTCCGGAGAATGGTGTGGATTCCATCGTAACGGCGGCTCAAATCATTACGGCGCTTCAGACGATTGTCAGCCGCCAGAACAGCGCAAGCGAGCCGGTTGTGCTGAGCGTTACCCGAATCCAGGGAGGGTATACCTGGAATGTGCTGCCGGAGATGGTTGAACTGGAAGGCACCGTTCGAACGCATAATGAAGAGATTCGCCGCATAATCCCGGTGAAAATGACGCAAATCATCGAAGGAATTGCTGCGGCAGCCGGGGCGGAGGCCAAGCTCCATTGGTATTCGGGGCCGCCGGCAACGATAAATGACGGATACTGGGCAGATTTTACCAAAGAGATCGCCGAACAGGCAGGGTATGAGGTACATGATATCCCGCCGCAAATGGGAGGTGAAGACTTCTCCTTGTACTTGCAGAAGATCCCGGGCGCGTTTGTAAATATCGGAACCGGTCCCGCTTATGCGCTTCATCATCCGCGTTTTGATGTAGACGAGACTGCATTATTGCCGGCTTCTGAGTATTTTGCTTTATTGGCGGAGCAAGCGCTCCTGAGGCTGAAGGAGGAAAGTTTATGA
- the groL gene encoding chaperonin GroEL (60 kDa chaperone family; promotes refolding of misfolded polypeptides especially under stressful conditions; forms two stacked rings of heptamers to form a barrel-shaped 14mer; ends can be capped by GroES; misfolded proteins enter the barrel where they are refolded when GroES binds) gives MAKDIKFSEDARRAMLRGVDALANAVKVTLGPKGRNVVLEKKFGSPLITNDGVTIAKEIELEDAFENMGAQLVKEVATKTNDVAGDGTTTATVLAQALIREGLKNVTAGASPIGLRKGIDKAVKAAVAELQKISKPIENKQSIAQVAAISAADEEVGQLIAEAMEKVGKDGVITVEESRGFLTELEVVEGMQFDRGYISPYMITDTDKMEAVLDNPYILITDKKISSTQEILPLLEKIVQQARPLVIIAEDIEGEAQAMLIVNKLRGTFNAVAVKAPGFGDRREAMLQDIAALTGGQVITEKLGLDLKSATVDQLGNARQVRVTKENTTIVDGSGAKEDIQARVSQIRAQLEETTSEFDKEKLQERLAKLSGGVAVVKVGAATETELKERKLRIEDALNATRAAVEEGIVSGGGTALVNVYGAVAAVEATGDEKTGVNIVLRSLEEPIRTIAANAGQEGSVIVERLKKEEIGVGYNAATDEWVNMIEAGIVDPAKVTRSALQHAASVAGLFLTTEAVIADKPEPEKGGAPDMGGMGGMGGMM, from the coding sequence ATGGCAAAAGATATCAAGTTCAGTGAAGACGCCCGCCGCGCAATGCTGCGTGGGGTAGACGCTTTGGCAAACGCGGTTAAAGTAACGCTCGGACCAAAAGGCCGCAACGTGGTACTGGAGAAGAAATTCGGCAGCCCGCTGATCACGAACGACGGCGTTACCATCGCCAAAGAAATCGAACTGGAAGACGCCTTCGAGAACATGGGCGCTCAACTGGTTAAAGAAGTTGCTACCAAGACAAACGACGTAGCCGGTGACGGTACGACGACTGCAACTGTTCTCGCTCAAGCGCTGATCCGTGAAGGTCTGAAGAACGTAACGGCCGGCGCCAGCCCAATCGGTCTGCGCAAAGGTATCGACAAAGCGGTTAAAGCGGCTGTAGCCGAACTGCAAAAGATCTCCAAACCGATCGAAAACAAACAATCCATCGCTCAAGTTGCGGCTATCTCCGCAGCCGACGAAGAAGTAGGTCAACTGATCGCCGAAGCTATGGAAAAAGTGGGCAAAGACGGCGTAATCACCGTTGAAGAATCCCGCGGCTTCCTGACCGAGCTTGAAGTGGTGGAAGGTATGCAGTTCGACCGCGGCTACATCTCCCCGTACATGATTACCGATACGGACAAAATGGAAGCTGTGCTGGATAACCCTTACATCCTGATCACCGATAAAAAAATCAGCAGCACGCAAGAAATCCTGCCGCTGCTTGAAAAAATCGTACAACAAGCCAGACCGCTTGTTATCATCGCCGAAGACATCGAAGGCGAAGCTCAAGCGATGCTGATCGTGAACAAACTGCGCGGAACATTCAACGCTGTTGCCGTTAAAGCTCCTGGCTTTGGCGACCGCCGCGAAGCGATGCTGCAGGACATTGCCGCTCTGACCGGCGGCCAAGTCATCACCGAGAAGCTCGGTCTTGACCTGAAGAGCGCGACTGTCGATCAGCTCGGTAACGCCCGTCAAGTGCGCGTAACGAAAGAGAACACAACCATTGTTGACGGAAGCGGCGCGAAAGAAGACATTCAAGCACGCGTCAGCCAAATCCGTGCCCAACTGGAAGAAACAACTTCCGAGTTCGACAAGGAGAAGCTGCAAGAGCGTCTGGCGAAGCTGTCCGGTGGCGTAGCCGTTGTCAAAGTCGGCGCTGCTACCGAAACCGAACTGAAAGAGCGCAAACTGCGCATTGAAGACGCCCTGAACGCTACCCGCGCTGCGGTAGAAGAAGGTATCGTATCCGGCGGCGGCACCGCGCTGGTTAATGTATATGGCGCCGTAGCCGCTGTTGAAGCGACAGGCGACGAGAAGACCGGCGTGAACATCGTGCTCCGCTCCCTGGAAGAGCCGATCCGCACGATCGCTGCGAACGCTGGCCAGGAAGGCTCCGTTATCGTTGAGCGCCTGAAGAAGGAAGAAATCGGCGTAGGTTACAACGCCGCTACCGACGAGTGGGTCAACATGATCGAAGCCGGTATCGTCGACCCTGCGAAGGTAACCCGCTCCGCGCTGCAGCACGCTGCATCCGTAGCCGGCCTGTTCCTGACCACCGAAGCTGTTATCGCCGACAAGCCGGAGCCTGAAAAAGGCGGCGCGCCTGACATGGGCGGCATGGGCGGTATGGGCGGCATGATGTAA